The following are from one region of the bacterium genome:
- the trxB gene encoding thioredoxin-disulfide reductase → MTTDTRSDGIRNVVILGSGSAGLTAAIYAARAALRPVVVAGGQPGGQLTLTSEVENFPGFEHAIMGPELMETMRRQAERFEVEFVDHDATAVDLRHRPFEITTHSGVLRARAVIVATGAGTNWLGLPNERRLVGHGVSSCAPCDAFFFRGKEVAVVGGGDSAMEEALFLAKFADKVTIIHRRDKFRASKIMAARALRNEKIGVRWNTVVEDILGDGAVTGLRLRTNGRVEEFRADGLFVAIGHHPNTELFRGQIELDAAGYVVLHGHTMTSVKGVFAAGDCHDHRYRQAVTAAAFGCMAAMDAEKHLEAHHE, encoded by the coding sequence GTGACAACCGACACGCGCAGCGACGGCATCCGAAACGTGGTGATTCTGGGGTCCGGCTCGGCCGGCCTCACCGCGGCCATCTACGCCGCCCGCGCGGCGCTCCGCCCGGTCGTGGTGGCCGGCGGCCAGCCGGGCGGGCAGCTGACGCTGACGTCCGAGGTCGAGAACTTTCCCGGGTTCGAGCACGCGATCATGGGTCCCGAGCTCATGGAGACCATGCGCCGGCAGGCCGAGCGGTTCGAGGTCGAGTTCGTGGACCACGACGCGACCGCGGTGGATCTCCGCCACCGGCCGTTCGAGATCACGACCCACTCCGGCGTCCTCCGCGCCCGCGCCGTCATCGTCGCGACCGGCGCCGGCACCAACTGGCTCGGCCTGCCGAACGAACGGCGCCTCGTCGGCCACGGCGTCTCCTCGTGCGCGCCGTGCGACGCGTTCTTCTTTCGGGGCAAGGAGGTCGCCGTCGTCGGCGGCGGGGACTCCGCGATGGAAGAAGCGCTGTTCCTGGCCAAGTTCGCCGACAAGGTCACGATCATCCACCGCCGGGACAAGTTCCGCGCGAGCAAGATCATGGCGGCGCGGGCGCTCCGCAACGAGAAGATCGGCGTGCGCTGGAACACCGTGGTCGAAGACATCCTCGGCGACGGGGCGGTCACCGGCCTGCGGCTGCGCACCAACGGCCGCGTGGAGGAGTTCCGGGCCGACGGCCTGTTCGTCGCGATCGGCCACCATCCCAACACCGAGCTCTTCCGCGGCCAGATCGAGCTGGACGCCGCCGGCTACGTGGTGCTGCACGGGCACACGATGACCAGCGTCAAGGGGGTGTTCGCGGCCGGCGACTGCCACGATCACCGCTACCGCCAGGCGGTCACCGCCGCGGCGTTCGGCTGCATGGCGGCGATGGACGCGGAGAAGCACCTCGAGGCGCACCACGAATGA
- a CDS encoding diacylglycerol kinase family protein — protein sequence MALTLIVANLRSGGGRARDALPLVTSALRRAGREYDLIVTPTGDATASLLASALHSRADEVGQVVALGGDGTINGAVNGLIASGADVPLGIVACGTGNETVRSLGLSKNPRKAIQTLLRGRVCPIDVGVVNGRYFLNTFGLGADVEVVKMTNALRARYRFARNRSVYYVAALMLLSSGFEPFNVEIESDGRSFSGRALMIAVANGRIYGERLLALPSPSLTDGLLDVYLLQELATRRFRKTARLLRRLPVPELSVQRCSQVSIRLDQRREAQVDGSLAGAASAFTLSLLPARIAVIHPTPPALVATPVLTTVPAGSLAGRA from the coding sequence ATGGCTCTGACGCTGATCGTGGCCAACCTCCGCTCCGGCGGCGGACGCGCGCGTGACGCGCTGCCCCTTGTCACGAGCGCCCTGCGACGCGCCGGACGCGAGTACGACCTCATCGTGACGCCGACCGGCGATGCAACGGCGTCGCTGTTGGCGTCCGCGCTGCACTCCAGGGCCGACGAGGTCGGGCAGGTGGTCGCGCTCGGCGGGGACGGCACGATCAACGGCGCCGTCAACGGGCTCATCGCCAGCGGCGCGGACGTCCCGCTCGGCATCGTGGCCTGCGGCACCGGCAACGAAACCGTGCGCTCGCTCGGGCTGTCCAAGAATCCCCGCAAGGCGATCCAGACGCTCCTGCGCGGACGCGTGTGCCCGATCGACGTCGGCGTGGTGAACGGCCGGTACTTCCTCAACACCTTCGGGCTCGGCGCGGACGTCGAGGTGGTCAAGATGACGAACGCGCTGCGCGCCCGCTATCGGTTCGCCCGCAACCGCTCCGTGTACTACGTGGCGGCGCTCATGCTGCTGTCGTCCGGCTTCGAGCCCTTCAACGTGGAGATCGAATCGGACGGGCGGTCCTTCAGCGGACGGGCGCTGATGATCGCGGTCGCCAACGGCCGCATCTACGGCGAGCGGCTGCTCGCGCTGCCGTCGCCGAGCCTCACGGACGGGCTCCTCGACGTCTATCTCTTGCAAGAACTCGCGACGCGGCGGTTCCGCAAGACCGCGCGGCTGCTCCGGCGCCTGCCGGTGCCCGAACTGAGCGTCCAGCGCTGCTCGCAGGTGTCGATTCGCCTCGACCAGCGGCGCGAGGCGCAGGTCGACGGCAGCCTCGCGGGGGCGGCGAGCGCGTTTACGCTGTCGCTCCTGCCCGCGCGCATCGCCGTGATCCACCCGACGCCGCCGGCGCTGGTTGCGACACCGGTTCTCACGACGGTGCCGGCCGGGAGCCTGGCGGGGCGCGCGTAG
- a CDS encoding MTH1187 family thiamine-binding protein, which yields MAIMAISVTPIGTASTGVGEFVAEAVRVIERSGLRYELNAMHTVVEGDLAALLRLVGDIHGALFARGARRLSTVIKLDDRRDAPSTIEGKVRSVRARI from the coding sequence ATGGCCATCATGGCGATCAGCGTGACGCCGATCGGGACCGCGTCCACGGGCGTCGGCGAATTTGTCGCCGAAGCGGTCCGGGTGATCGAGCGCAGCGGGCTGCGGTACGAGCTGAACGCGATGCACACGGTCGTCGAGGGCGATCTCGCGGCCCTCCTGCGCCTCGTGGGCGACATTCATGGGGCGCTGTTTGCGCGCGGCGCGCGCCGGCTCTCCACGGTCATCAAACTCGACGACCGCCGCGACGCGCCGTCGACGATCGAGGGCAAGGTCCGTTCCGTACGGGCGCGAATATAG
- a CDS encoding glycosyltransferase, protein MRLAILSCNYGGGHKRVAETVAAEWEARTGGSAEIVDYFARFVHPIFDAFTKFSYIQSVRRAPGLYGLFYKLTGEIRPDSTIQRLINRMGMERLGRYLAETRPDAVCCVHCTPAGTMSDLRLAGRTTVPCLTVITDYVTHSQWIHPGVDVYCVPNENVRDGLVARGIPAERIVVSGLPVERKFLRPLDRAALREAYGLGRGAPAVLVMAGAYAMLGGVLDVVRVLAEFPQPIQVLVVCGYDRGLADQVRARTAGSPHPFHVVGYVDTVEELMTVSDVLITKAGGVTVSEALVKRLPMVIYRPIPGQEEGNTRFLLERGAALAPRTPQELVSHLETLLGDPARLAAMADAADSLARPDAAEIVTAQLAGLLSLHREPAETSLTIPQPAR, encoded by the coding sequence ATGCGGCTCGCGATCCTGTCCTGCAATTACGGCGGGGGGCACAAGCGCGTCGCGGAGACCGTGGCCGCGGAGTGGGAAGCCCGCACCGGCGGCAGCGCCGAGATCGTCGACTACTTCGCCCGCTTCGTCCATCCCATCTTCGACGCGTTCACCAAGTTCTCGTACATCCAGAGCGTCCGCCGGGCGCCGGGGTTGTACGGGCTCTTCTACAAGCTCACGGGCGAGATCCGCCCGGACTCGACGATCCAGCGGCTCATCAACCGGATGGGGATGGAGCGACTCGGCCGCTACCTCGCCGAGACCCGTCCCGACGCCGTCTGCTGCGTCCACTGCACGCCGGCCGGGACGATGTCGGACCTGCGGCTGGCCGGACGGACGACGGTCCCGTGCCTCACTGTCATCACCGACTACGTCACGCACAGCCAGTGGATCCATCCCGGGGTCGACGTCTATTGCGTGCCCAACGAGAACGTCCGGGACGGCCTCGTGGCGCGCGGGATCCCCGCGGAGCGGATCGTCGTCTCGGGCCTGCCGGTCGAGCGCAAGTTCCTGCGTCCGCTCGACCGCGCGGCGCTGCGTGAGGCGTACGGGCTCGGGCGCGGCGCGCCGGCGGTCCTCGTGATGGCGGGGGCCTACGCGATGCTGGGCGGCGTGCTCGACGTGGTGCGGGTCCTCGCGGAGTTCCCGCAGCCGATCCAAGTGCTCGTCGTCTGCGGGTACGATCGCGGGCTCGCCGACCAGGTGCGCGCCCGCACGGCCGGCTCGCCGCATCCCTTCCACGTCGTCGGGTACGTGGACACGGTGGAAGAGTTGATGACGGTCAGCGACGTGCTGATCACCAAGGCGGGCGGCGTCACGGTCAGCGAAGCGCTCGTCAAGCGGCTGCCGATGGTGATCTACCGGCCGATTCCCGGCCAGGAGGAAGGCAACACGCGCTTCCTCCTGGAACGCGGCGCCGCGCTCGCGCCCCGGACCCCTCAGGAGCTCGTGTCCCACCTCGAAACGCTCCTCGGCGACCCGGCCCGCCTCGCCGCCATGGCGGACGCCGCGGACTCGCTGGCACGGCCGGACGCGGCGGAGATCGTGACGGCACAGCTCGCCGGTCTGCTGTCCCTGCATCGCGAACCGGCGGAGACGTCGCTCACGATCCCCCAACCGGCCCGGTGA
- a CDS encoding SDR family NAD(P)-dependent oxidoreductase, whose amino-acid sequence MELDGLVAVVTGAGRGLGRAIAERFFAEGARVVVWDVDGDAAAEAAARLDSHGTAVLGAPVDVTSESAVDRAVSETLARFGRLDVLVNNAGISRHRPIDEMTVEMFESVMRVHVTGTFICCRAAVPAMRRQRRGKIVNVSSLAARTGRPGVGVNYAAAKAAMIGLTQTLARELGDAGIYVNAIAPGPILTDQTRQYAPELFAAWNAGRAVPRDGTPADVADAALFLASRRSDWITGATLDVNGGILIR is encoded by the coding sequence GTGGAGCTGGACGGCCTTGTGGCGGTGGTCACCGGCGCCGGGCGCGGCCTCGGGCGGGCCATCGCCGAACGGTTCTTCGCCGAGGGCGCCCGGGTCGTGGTGTGGGACGTCGATGGCGACGCGGCCGCGGAGGCCGCCGCCCGCCTGGACTCCCACGGTACTGCGGTGCTCGGCGCTCCGGTCGACGTCACGAGTGAGTCCGCGGTGGACCGGGCGGTGTCGGAAACGCTCGCGCGGTTCGGCCGCCTCGACGTGCTCGTCAACAACGCCGGGATCTCGCGCCACCGGCCGATCGACGAGATGACGGTCGAGATGTTCGAGTCGGTGATGCGGGTGCACGTCACGGGTACGTTCATCTGCTGCCGGGCCGCCGTACCGGCAATGCGGCGGCAGCGCCGCGGCAAGATCGTCAACGTCTCGTCCCTCGCCGCCCGGACGGGGCGGCCCGGCGTCGGGGTCAACTACGCCGCGGCCAAGGCCGCGATGATCGGCCTGACCCAGACGCTCGCGAGAGAGCTCGGGGACGCCGGGATCTACGTCAACGCGATCGCGCCGGGCCCGATTCTGACCGACCAGACGCGCCAGTACGCCCCGGAGCTCTTCGCCGCGTGGAACGCGGGCCGCGCCGTGCCGCGGGACGGCACGCCGGCGGACGTCGCGGACGCCGCGCTGTTCCTGGCCTCGCGCCGATCGGACTGGATCACCGGGGCGACGCTCGACGTAAACGGCGGGATACTGATCCGGTGA
- a CDS encoding gamma-glutamyltransferase, whose amino-acid sequence MAYSCGASEFGVRPQAAGRRGMVASANPLATQAGLRMFAAGGNAVDAAIATAAAITVVEPYFSSVGGIGLAVVSLPGGETRTLNFMGRSPRAVRPDLFTVETQDLGPLAAMVPGNVAGWARLLAEYGSLPFAQVLEPAIELAERGVPVTAFDHARTSAVVQRLLPFPDATRTYLNRGRPYLPGEILRQRGLAATLRTLAADGWQAFYEGSIGDTISGYLGAQGGLIARADLRDYPATLRWEAPIAARYRGYEIRTTPPPSSAVQVLQTLRVLEAFDVAGLDPLGPDYLALAAEAIRLARLDAAAHVADPRFVDVPIAWMLSDERVAELTAEVRRRLKPARASRGRRPVRARIRKARRAPERSTTHLAAADAGGLAINITQTIGSGYGCGVVVGDTGIVLNNGHHWCTLIPGDKNVIAPEKRRESPAGPTHAFGVRESPMSSAQSFGIDPLGPAHAARAGRLVFLIGTPGSYGIPQTTAQMIVGLIDFGRGIQDAIAAPRFRWKDDVGDPMPPKTLLIESRFTPSVRKTLASRGYALEVLEDWSVRVGGAQGIVVREDGWMMGGADPRRNGYAMGW is encoded by the coding sequence GTGGCGTACAGCTGTGGCGCGTCGGAGTTCGGGGTGCGGCCGCAGGCTGCCGGACGCCGCGGCATGGTCGCGTCCGCCAACCCGCTCGCGACGCAGGCCGGGCTGCGCATGTTTGCGGCCGGCGGCAACGCGGTCGACGCCGCGATTGCGACGGCCGCGGCGATCACGGTCGTGGAGCCGTACTTCTCGAGCGTCGGGGGCATCGGGCTCGCGGTGGTGTCGCTCCCCGGCGGGGAGACGCGCACCCTGAACTTCATGGGCCGCAGCCCGCGCGCGGTGCGGCCCGATCTGTTCACGGTCGAGACCCAGGATCTCGGTCCTCTCGCCGCCATGGTGCCCGGCAACGTCGCGGGGTGGGCCCGCCTGCTCGCCGAGTACGGCAGCCTGCCGTTTGCGCAGGTGCTCGAGCCGGCGATCGAGCTCGCGGAGCGCGGCGTGCCCGTGACCGCGTTCGATCACGCGCGGACCTCCGCCGTGGTGCAGCGGCTGCTGCCGTTCCCCGACGCGACGCGCACGTACCTCAACCGCGGGCGGCCGTATCTGCCCGGCGAGATCCTGCGCCAGCGCGGGCTCGCGGCCACGCTGCGAACCCTGGCCGCCGACGGGTGGCAGGCGTTCTACGAAGGCAGCATCGGCGATACGATCAGCGGGTACCTCGGGGCGCAGGGCGGGCTCATAGCGCGGGCCGATCTGCGGGACTATCCCGCCACGCTGCGTTGGGAGGCCCCGATCGCCGCCCGGTACCGGGGCTACGAGATCCGGACCACGCCGCCGCCGAGCAGCGCCGTCCAGGTGCTGCAGACGCTCCGCGTCCTCGAGGCGTTCGACGTGGCGGGGCTCGATCCGCTCGGTCCCGACTATCTTGCGCTCGCCGCGGAGGCGATTCGCCTCGCCCGCCTGGACGCGGCCGCCCACGTCGCCGATCCGCGGTTCGTGGACGTGCCGATCGCGTGGATGCTCTCCGACGAACGGGTGGCCGAGCTGACCGCCGAGGTCCGCCGCCGCCTCAAGCCGGCGCGGGCCTCACGCGGGCGGCGGCCGGTGCGCGCCCGGATCCGCAAAGCCCGCCGCGCTCCCGAGCGGTCGACGACGCACCTCGCCGCCGCGGACGCCGGCGGGCTCGCGATCAACATCACCCAGACGATCGGGAGCGGCTACGGCTGCGGCGTCGTGGTCGGCGACACCGGGATCGTGCTGAACAACGGGCACCACTGGTGCACGCTGATCCCGGGCGACAAGAACGTGATCGCGCCCGAGAAGCGCCGCGAGTCGCCCGCGGGCCCGACGCACGCGTTTGGCGTGCGCGAGTCCCCGATGTCCTCGGCCCAGTCCTTCGGCATCGATCCGCTCGGCCCGGCGCACGCCGCGCGGGCGGGCCGGCTCGTGTTTCTCATCGGCACGCCGGGCTCCTACGGCATCCCGCAGACCACGGCGCAGATGATCGTCGGCCTCATCGACTTCGGCCGCGGCATCCAGGACGCGATCGCGGCGCCGCGATTCCGGTGGAAGGACGACGTCGGCGACCCGATGCCGCCCAAGACCCTGCTGATCGAGAGCCGCTTCACCCCATCGGTCCGGAAGACGCTCGCCTCCCGCGGGTACGCCCTCGAGGTGCTGGAAGACTGGTCGGTCCGCGTCGGCGGCGCGCAGGGCATCGTCGTGCGCGAGGACGGGTGGATGATGGGCGGGGCCGATCCCCGCCGGAACGGCTATGCCATGGGATGGTAA
- a CDS encoding STAS domain-containing protein, translating into MATGGSNWSNTLLCRRRDFGGVACVALTGELDLATVSTLSGQMNAVAETEDHLILDLGELRYIDSTGIKAMLDAHRAFARRGRRLALAAVSAMVLKILRVVGVDKMIPIFPTVDAALRDLGGDGTSTRAP; encoded by the coding sequence ATGGCTACGGGGGGCTCGAATTGGTCCAACACGCTGCTGTGCCGGCGGCGGGACTTCGGCGGTGTGGCGTGCGTGGCGCTCACGGGGGAACTGGACCTCGCGACCGTCTCGACGCTGTCGGGACAGATGAACGCCGTCGCCGAGACGGAGGACCACCTGATCCTGGATCTCGGCGAGCTCCGTTACATCGATTCGACCGGCATCAAGGCGATGCTCGACGCCCACCGGGCGTTCGCGCGCCGGGGACGGCGGCTCGCGCTGGCCGCTGTCTCTGCGATGGTCCTCAAGATTCTGCGCGTGGTCGGCGTCGACAAGATGATCCCGATTTTCCCGACCGTCGACGCGGCGTTGCGGGACCTTGGGGGAGACGGGACATCGACACGCGCGCCGTAA
- a CDS encoding MFS transporter, with amino-acid sequence MTPRNETGLLALTIALVEFVHGALLLVLLPTMLTIRFGWAMGTTGAAVSTYFFTEVALKLLAGWMVDRIGTRKMLLWGFWIYVGAFAWLVYATHTWEVFVALAAMGAGASPLWPAALTRLTRGAAPKVGRELGRVFSTWFLGGGLGIAVATLVSRAQHPISLRLFVLPLLAAAIIAQRIPAEPRELRAGPRTSPRRALAEMLRSLVMLAASLVPQIIAAGILIPIMVPYLEIVRGLDERELLLLLLLGPGMGLALMTHAGHLGDRLGWRRTYALALGSVAVLLLLIPFCNTLWLLALDFAAIGVGYAFVLPAWNSILVRLLPQDVRGAGLGFAMTIEGMGGVVGPLIGGLLWQWANPASPFYLSGGLLLVAAGASTRWRVDAAEP; translated from the coding sequence GTGACGCCCCGCAACGAAACAGGTCTGCTGGCCCTCACCATCGCGCTTGTCGAGTTTGTCCACGGCGCGCTGCTGCTCGTCCTCCTGCCCACCATGCTCACGATCCGCTTCGGATGGGCCATGGGGACCACGGGGGCCGCGGTCTCGACCTACTTCTTCACCGAGGTCGCCCTCAAGCTGCTGGCCGGCTGGATGGTGGACCGGATCGGCACGCGGAAGATGTTGTTGTGGGGATTCTGGATCTACGTCGGCGCGTTTGCCTGGCTCGTCTACGCGACGCACACGTGGGAAGTGTTCGTCGCGCTCGCGGCGATGGGAGCCGGCGCGTCGCCCCTGTGGCCGGCGGCGCTGACGCGGCTCACCCGCGGCGCGGCGCCGAAGGTCGGGCGGGAACTCGGACGCGTCTTTTCGACATGGTTCCTCGGCGGCGGCCTCGGCATCGCCGTCGCGACCCTCGTCAGCCGCGCGCAGCATCCGATCTCCCTCCGGCTGTTCGTCCTGCCGCTCCTGGCCGCGGCCATCATCGCGCAGCGCATCCCGGCCGAGCCGCGGGAGCTGCGCGCCGGGCCCCGGACGTCCCCCCGCCGCGCGCTCGCCGAGATGCTTCGCTCGCTCGTCATGCTGGCGGCGAGTCTCGTGCCCCAGATCATCGCGGCGGGCATCCTGATCCCGATCATGGTGCCGTACCTCGAGATCGTCCGCGGCCTCGACGAACGGGAGTTGCTGCTGCTGCTCCTGCTCGGACCCGGCATGGGCCTGGCGCTCATGACCCACGCCGGCCACCTCGGCGACCGGCTCGGATGGCGGCGGACCTACGCGCTTGCGCTCGGGAGCGTGGCGGTGCTGCTCCTGCTCATCCCCTTCTGCAACACGCTGTGGCTCCTGGCGCTCGACTTCGCCGCGATCGGCGTCGGCTACGCCTTCGTGCTGCCGGCGTGGAACAGCATCCTCGTGCGCCTGCTGCCCCAAGACGTGCGCGGCGCCGGGCTGGGGTTCGCGATGACGATCGAGGGCATGGGCGGCGTCGTCGGGCCGCTCATCGGCGGGCTCCTCTGGCAGTGGGCCAATCCCGCATCGCCCTTCTATCTGAGCGGCGGGCTGCTGCTCGTGGCCGCCGGGGCCTCGACGCGCTGGCGGGTCGACGCGGCCGAGCCGTAA
- a CDS encoding EamA family transporter, giving the protein MTGAALALILAAAAVHATWNLIAKRTHGGAVFLCLFSLVAAILYLPLAIAVVLWQRPQFGPVQLVMIAGTAVLHSAYFLLLQRGYRLGDLSLVYPIARGTGPILTTAAALVFFGERPGPAALAGTALIAGGIILLTMGPEALRQRHARQAAAYALLTGVCIAGYSLWDKRAVTTFAIPPVVLDWGDNLGRAALLAPVALARRAGVRDLWARSRREILLVGLLSPMPYILVLTAMVFTPVSYVAPAREISILVGALMGTRLLGEGDAPRRIVAAGAMVAGLAGLALG; this is encoded by the coding sequence GTGACGGGCGCCGCGCTCGCGCTGATCCTCGCCGCCGCCGCCGTTCACGCCACCTGGAACCTGATCGCCAAACGCACCCACGGCGGCGCCGTGTTCCTCTGTCTGTTCTCGCTCGTCGCGGCGATCCTGTATCTGCCGCTGGCGATCGCCGTCGTGCTCTGGCAGCGGCCCCAGTTCGGCCCGGTGCAGCTCGTCATGATCGCCGGCACGGCGGTGCTGCACAGCGCGTACTTCCTGCTGCTGCAGCGCGGGTACCGGCTCGGCGACCTGTCGCTGGTCTACCCGATCGCGCGCGGCACCGGCCCGATCCTCACGACCGCGGCCGCGCTCGTATTCTTCGGCGAACGGCCCGGGCCGGCCGCCCTCGCCGGCACGGCCCTCATCGCCGGCGGGATCATCCTTTTGACCATGGGCCCCGAGGCGTTGCGGCAGCGCCACGCGCGCCAGGCGGCGGCCTACGCGCTGCTGACCGGCGTGTGCATCGCCGGCTACTCGCTGTGGGACAAACGCGCGGTGACGACGTTTGCGATCCCGCCGGTGGTGCTGGACTGGGGCGACAATCTCGGGCGCGCCGCCCTGCTGGCCCCGGTCGCGCTGGCCCGCCGGGCCGGCGTCCGGGACCTGTGGGCGCGCAGCCGGCGCGAGATCCTCCTCGTCGGCCTGCTGAGCCCGATGCCGTACATCCTGGTGTTGACCGCGATGGTGTTCACCCCGGTGAGCTACGTTGCCCCGGCGCGGGAAATCAGCATCCTGGTGGGCGCGCTGATGGGGACCCGCCTGCTCGGCGAAGGCGACGCGCCCCGCCGCATCGTGGCGGCCGGCGCGATGGTGGCGGGCCTCGCAGGGCTCGCGCTCGGGTAG
- the pyk gene encoding pyruvate kinase codes for MADDGTRTPTGDSDRLRRTKIVATLGPASESEAVLRRLLAAGMDVARLNFSHGTRAEHGRTIRALRRLAREAGVPLAILQDLQGPKIRVGRLPSPVDLRDGTTVALTAGRTAGGGRIPIPFAGLGRVVRRGSRILMKDGTIELTVTGRRGSEILCRVVRGGLLGEHQGVNLPGVRLRARALTPKDIADLAFGLRHGVDVVALSFVRTAADLRHARRVLRRLGRAVPLVAKLEKAEAIAHLDEIVNEADAVMVARGDLGVELPAEQVPLLQKRIIRRANARGIPVITATQMLESMVRAERPTRAETSDVANAVLDGTDAVMLSAETAAGRFPVQAVETMAQIAKAVERGARLNAAGRIGAGGGFAGGARRLPRPSVAYSIGAATQALTEDLAVALVVALTTTGRTARLLSQRRLPAQVLACTEDERVARSLALWWGVTPLVLPFQRSTEIMIGVLDRELVRRRLAGRGDIVALVGSMPLIARGRTNFVHVHRLGSRRAPGEDSAAW; via the coding sequence ATGGCGGACGACGGCACGCGCACGCCCACCGGCGACTCGGACCGCCTCCGGCGGACCAAGATCGTCGCCACGCTGGGCCCGGCCAGCGAATCCGAGGCGGTCCTCCGGCGCCTCCTCGCCGCCGGCATGGACGTCGCCCGGCTCAACTTTTCTCACGGGACGCGCGCGGAGCACGGCCGCACGATCCGCGCGCTCCGGCGGCTCGCCCGCGAGGCGGGCGTCCCCCTCGCGATCCTGCAAGACCTCCAGGGCCCGAAGATCCGCGTCGGCCGGCTCCCGTCGCCCGTCGACCTCCGCGACGGGACCACGGTCGCCCTCACGGCGGGGCGGACGGCGGGGGGCGGCCGCATCCCCATTCCCTTCGCCGGCCTGGGGCGCGTCGTGCGCCGCGGATCGCGCATACTAATGAAGGACGGCACGATCGAACTGACCGTCACGGGCCGGCGGGGCTCGGAGATCCTCTGCCGCGTCGTCCGCGGCGGGCTCCTGGGCGAGCATCAAGGCGTCAACCTGCCCGGCGTGCGGCTCCGCGCGCGGGCGCTCACGCCGAAGGACATCGCGGACCTGGCGTTCGGGCTCCGGCACGGCGTGGACGTGGTCGCGCTCAGCTTCGTGCGCACCGCGGCGGACCTCCGCCACGCACGGCGCGTGCTGCGCCGCCTCGGACGCGCCGTCCCGCTCGTGGCGAAACTCGAAAAGGCGGAGGCGATCGCCCACCTCGACGAGATCGTCAACGAGGCCGACGCCGTGATGGTCGCCCGCGGCGATCTCGGGGTCGAGCTGCCGGCCGAACAGGTCCCCCTGCTGCAGAAGCGGATCATCCGCCGGGCCAACGCGCGCGGCATCCCGGTCATCACCGCGACGCAGATGCTAGAATCGATGGTGCGGGCCGAGCGCCCCACGCGCGCCGAGACTTCGGACGTGGCGAACGCCGTTCTCGACGGGACCGACGCGGTAATGCTGTCGGCCGAGACCGCCGCCGGACGGTTTCCCGTGCAGGCGGTCGAGACGATGGCCCAAATCGCGAAAGCCGTCGAGCGGGGGGCGCGACTCAACGCCGCGGGGCGGATCGGCGCGGGCGGCGGATTCGCGGGGGGCGCGCGGCGCCTGCCGCGGCCGAGCGTCGCGTACTCGATCGGCGCGGCGACGCAGGCGCTCACGGAGGATCTCGCGGTCGCGCTGGTCGTCGCGCTGACGACGACCGGCCGGACCGCCCGCCTCCTCTCCCAGCGGCGGCTGCCGGCGCAGGTGCTCGCGTGCACGGAGGACGAGCGGGTCGCGCGGAGTCTCGCCCTGTGGTGGGGCGTGACGCCGCTCGTCCTGCCGTTCCAGCGGAGCACGGAGATCATGATCGGCGTGCTGGACCGCGAACTGGTCCGGCGGCGGCTGGCGGGCCGGGGGGACATCGTGGCGCTCGTCGGCTCCATGCCGCTGATCGCCCGCGGCCGCACGAATTTCGTCCACGTACACCGGCTCGGGTCGCGCCGCGCGCCGGGGGAAGATTCCGCGGCCTGGTGA